The stretch of DNA AAAAAATCGCAGCCCTCTTCCCAGAATCGAAGCAAAGACAAAGGGCAAAAAAGCCATGCTCATGGCCCCTGCCGCAATCGTAAACAATTTATAAGGAATTGGTGAAAACCCCGCTACAAAAATAACCAGGATGCCATGCTGGGTAAACCATTGCTGAATCAAATGATAATTATGACTCCAGGAAGAACTTTCAATCCAGGGTAATATCGCTTCGATAAAAAAATAACCAATCAAATAGCCAAAAACTCCGCCGAGCACCGAAAAAAGCGTGGTAATAAACGCGTATTGCCAGGAGCGTCTGGGATTCGCCAGGCCCATACTAATGAGCATGACATCAGGCGGAATAGGGAAAAAAGAAGATTCCGCAAAAGACACGCCTGCAAGATAATAAGGCGCATGCGCATGACCGGACCACTGCACCGTTTTATCATACAAAAGACTAAAGATTCTCATTATTCCCAATTTAACTTATCCACCCATGTTGATAATTGATCAAAAACCTTATAGTGTGTCATGTCAAGATGCAAGGGGGTAATTGAAACGTATTGCCTTGCGATTGCATAGAAATCGGTTCCCGGTCCAGCATCCGCCTGAGAGCCTGAGGGTCCTACCCAATAAATCGGCCGCCCTCGGGGATCAAGCTCGGTAATCGTAGGTTCAGCACAATGGCGTGTACCTAAACGCGTCACCTCAAATCCTTTAATTTGGTTCAAGGGTAAATCAGGAATATTTACATTTAAAATGGTTTGCGAAGGCAGCATATTAGTGTGCATGTTCAATACAAGCTGCTTTGCAATATTTGCCGCAGAATCATAATGCTGAATGTTTTCACCCGCCATAGAAAACGCAATTGCTGGCAAACCAAGATATCGGCCTTCCATAGCGGCGGCCACTGTTCCCGAATACAGAATATCATCACCCAGATTTGCGCCATCATTAATACCGGAAACAACCAAATCGACCGTTGGTTCGAGAAATCCTGTAAGAGCCAGATGCACACAGTCAGTCGGTGTCCCATCCACGCTATAGTAGCCATTATCCATTTGTCTTATCCGTAAGGGACGAGTCAGGGTTAAGGAATTGCTGGCACCGCTGCGATTGCGATCAGGAGCGACCACACTGACCTCGCCGAGTGTCGACATTTCATTTGCCAATGCTCTTATACCAGGCGCAGAAACACCATCATCATTACTTACTAATATTCTCATTCATCAACTCTCAGGAGACTCTAACCATTTTACGATTGCCAGATATTCAGCCAGTTGCTGCTCATTCCGATCAATTAATTCCCGTAAATCAGTCTGATTGGCGCTTTCTTTCAGCTCCAGTTTTTGTCCGGCCAGTTTCATTTGCAAGGACAAAATTCGCTGCCCAAAACCCTGTGGACTTAATTGTAGCTCATAAGCCAGTTGATTTTGGCGGGCAGACAAGGCTTTCAGCTCATCACAGCTGATTTTGCCGGGGCTTGCCGCCGGACAGTTTTTTAAAGCCTGCTCAACCTTCTCTGGATTTAGTCGATAATAATTTTCGTCTCGGGCAGAGCAGCTTGTTGAGAGAAGAACGGCCATCCCCCAGACAAAATGTTTTATCATCCCAACCTCTTCACAAAATACTGAAAACCTGCATGTTATCATTAGTCAAATACTTATGCCACGATGTTTGTATAGCCAGGAATAGCTTCGTCATCCAAATCTTGCTCAGAATATCCATTAATTGCTATTTTGTTCATTGAATAAATGCCAGCAATTGGGTATTGTTGTCAGCTTTCTAATCAACAGATTCTATTTATGCTGGATTTTAGTGTTGTTCGCGATAAACAAACCGATGAAATATGTATTGAAACGTCTATCACAGGTAAAGCGTTACTGACTCTGCCGCAATTAAACAAGGGAACCGCGTTTACTCAGGAAGAACGTCGTGCCTTTGGTTTATTGGGGAAATTGCCGCATCGAGTGGAAACCCTGGATGAACAGGTCAAGCGCGCCTATTTACAGTATTCAAGTTATCAGACGCGACTCCAGCAAAATATCTATCTGAATAATCTGCATGACAAAAATCAAACGCTTTTTTATAAATTATTAAGCAGGCATCTCGGGGAAATGCTTCCTACGATCTACACCCCCATCGTAGGCACTGCCGTCAAGCGTTTCAGCCATGAGTATCGCCAACCCAGAGGCTTGTACATTGCACATTCGGACAAAAACCAATTGGATGAAATTTTTAATAATCGCTCCAATCCTGAAATTGACTTAATTGTCGTGACTGATGGCGAAGGCGTTCTCGGTATTGGTGATCAGGGAATTGGCGGTATGGATATTCCGGTCGCCAAACTGATGGTTTACACCCTGTGCGGAGGAATTGATCCCAGCCGTACACTGCCGGTGTTCCTCGATGTTGGAACCAATAATAAGGAACTGCTGAATGACCCATTCTATTTAGGCTGTCGTCATCCACGTATTCCCGCAGCGGATTATGATCACTTCATTAATGCCTTTGTTAAAACGGTGCATAAGCATTTTCCAAACGCATTTTTACATTGGGAAGATTTTGGACGCGGCAATGCCAGACGAATTCTGGAACGGTTTCAGGATGAGCTTTGTACTTTTAATGACGATATTCAGGGAACAGGGGCTGTTACTCTGGCGGCTTTACTGGCAGCCTCCGATGTCAGCGGACAAAAGCTTTCCGAACACCGGATTGTAGTATTCGGGGCAGGCTCGGCAGGAACTGGTATAAGCGATCAGATCGTTGATGCCCTGATCCAGCAAGGTTTAACCGGGGAAGAAGCTTACCAGCGCTTCTGGCTCATAGACCGCCAGGGCTTACTAATAAATGATGATGCGGAACTCACTGAAGCCCAACAGCCCTATGCACGCAAGCGCAGTGAAATCCAATCCTGGTCGTTAAACGGTTCAAATCCATCATTAACGGATACTGTACGCCATGTACAACCAACCATTTTAATTGGCTGCTCTGCACAGCCTGGCGCTTTTTCACAGGATATTATTGAAACAATGTCGCAAACCTGTGATCGCCCTATTATTTTTCCCTTATCCAATCCCGATGAAAAATGCGAAGCACAACCCGCCGATATTTTGCAGTGGAGCCAAGGGCGGGCACTAGTCGCTACCGGCACTTCATTTCCAGCGGTAGAATATCAAAATCGCCTGATTGATATCGCGCAATGCAATAATGCACTGGTATTTCCAGGCATTGGATTGGGCATTTTAACGGTACAGGCAACTCGTCTTTCCAAAAAAATGATTTGGGCTGCTGCAAAAACCTTAAGTGAGTTTTCACCCAGCCGCAAAGACAGTTTTCTGCCGCTGCTTCCTTCATTGAATGACGCACAAATGGTTGCCAGGCAAATTGCTGTAAGCGTTGCGAAGGCCGCGATTGAGGAAGGACTGGCACAGACCAATCAGAATGAAAATCTGGTCAGGCTGATTAATGACCGGTTCTGGGAAGCACGGTATTTGCCCTTTCGACGCAAGCCGTAATGACCGAGAGTCTTCATCAAGACGCAACTAAGAGCTATCCCCTTCTCTCTAACTCTCTCCCCGAGGAGAGAGGACTGTAGGAAAGATTCATTTAAAGAGAAATCCCCTCGCCCAAGCTGGGAGAGGGCTAGGGTGAGGGTTGATTTTAACCCCCAAACTTTACTGCTCCAGCACAGGCGCTGCCGTATTCAATCCTTTTTGAAATGTAATAATCACTTTTTGCGTTCTTCCATTCTGAGGCTCCCACGGGCGAGCGTAAAAAAATTCAAAGGTGCTTCTCTTAGGAAGAGTCACTCCTTTTAGCACCTCAAAAACAAATACAGTTTTCCCCCCTGCTCCGATTAATTTAGGTTTGCTGGGGTGGAATTGATGCGTCATCAGTTCATATAATTTGTCATTGTATTTTTTCAGGGTCCAACTATAGCCAGTCGTAGGATTAGAGGGCAAGCTAATCGAAAAATGAGGATGGGTTATATCTACATTCATGAATATTTCCGGGGAATCATAAACTGCAGCATATAATTGGCTTGATAAGAGCAGATTAATCAGCAGTATCCATTTTTTCATATTACATCCTCTCAGATCGTCCTATTTGAAGTATACTCAAACTTTTATTATTAAGGACAATTTATGAAAGCGATTGGTTATAAACAAGCAGGTATGGCAGATGTTCTCGAGGAAATTGAGCTGCCAATGCCAGAAATGATGGAACATGACTTATTGGTTGAAGTTCGGGCGATAGCCGTGAATCCGATTGATACCAAAGTACGCTCAAGAACTCAACCTGAAAACAGCTCCTATAAAATTCTTGGCTGGGATGCAGTCGGTATTGTCAAAGATATCGGCAGTAAAGTCAGCTTATTTAAAAAAGGAGATACAGTCTGGTATGCCGGTGATTTAACCCGCCCGGGGTGTAACTCTGAGTTTCATTTAATTGATGAGCGTATTGCTGCATTAAAACCGCAAAGCCTTTCCAATGCTGAAGCCGCTGCGATGCCGCTAACTACCCTCACAGCCTGGGAACTGCTTTTTGATCGCCTCCAAATTGATAAGGCAGATACAGGAACTCTTCTTATTACTGGAGCGGCAGGCGGTGTCGGGTCCATTCTTGTACAGTTAGCAAGACAGTTAACTTCTCTCACCATTATCGGCACTGGCTCACGCCCTGAGTCTTCGCAATGGATTAAAGCGAATGGCGCTCATCATGTCATTTCACACCAGCAATCCCTTTCAGAGCAATTGCAGCAACTGGGAATAAGTGAAGTCGATTATGTGATTAGTCTCACCCATACCGATGAGCATGCAGCCGAGCTTATCAAATGCCTTAAACCTCAGGGTAAATTCGCGCTCATCGATAATCCGGAGTCTCTGGATATCAAATTGTTCAAACTAAAAAGTATTTCCATTCACTGGGAAATGATGTACACACGATCCATGTTCAAAACTCCTGATATGATAAAACAGCACCAGATTCTTAGCGATGTGGCTAAAATGGTTGATGCAGGTACTATCAAAACCACATTGAATGAAAATCTGGGTAAAATCACTGCAGCCAATCTGCAACAAGCCCACCGCTTACTTGAAAGTGGCAAATCCGTTGGAAAAATCGTGCTGGAAGGTTTCCATTAATCCAAGCAAAGTTTGGCTTATTCATCGAACCCGTCCGGCCAGCAGATGAATAGGCCATTGCATTTTGCGGATTTGATCCGGTGCACCCCATGCCAGAGTTAATTCATCGGAAATTAATTCAACTGGATTAGTTTGATTTTGAAGCTGATATTCTTTCACAGCAGACCAGGTATTCAAATAACCTTTAAAATCATCCAGACTGAATTCTTTTTCGATAATAAATAAGGGACTTTCAATTTTTTCAAAAGGAAAAGGAATATCTGTGTAACGGTTATCAATATAACGACGCTCACGAGGCCAATAGTTGTCGCCCAGAATATTTTCGTACAAATTCCAGACAATGGTATCCAGATTGCAATCGAAGCGCCCCAACGAATAGCACCAGGCGGCAATCAGGGCAGAAGGTTTGGCTACTCGTCTGACCTCTTGATAAAACAAGTCAAAATTAAACCAGTGTAAGGCTTGGGCAATGGTGATTAAATCGACGCTTTGCGCTTTGATACCGGTGTCTTCCGCTGAACAGCAACGGTAATCAACTGCGGGATGTTTGAACGCCTCATCCAACTGCGACTGACTGATATCAGTAGCTATAATTTGCCTGAAACGGTTTAGCCAGGGCAGCGCTGCCTGACCGTTACCCGTAGCGCAATCCCATACTGTATCGTGATGGAGCGTATTTTCCCAAAGAAATTGATACAGACTATCGGGATACTGAGGGCGATGCTGTCGGTAAAGCTTAGGATCCCTGTCGAAATGATTGTGCTTAGTCATAATACGTTCCCTGTTATAAACCGCTGACTATTATTAAATATTTGAGTATGAAAAATTAAATGTCAATAATCTGACTTATGGAATCTTGTTAAGAGGTTCAGAACTGTCAGTTTCCTCCGGCTCTTCTTCAGGAGGTTCAGACGCAACATGAACCGCAGCCTTTAAAGCATCCACCTTTTTTTCTGTTGCTGTTTGAGGGAAAAAAGTAAATTCTCCATGAAAAAGTTTATTAAACGTTGCAACAACCAGCGGTATAATGCCAACACTCATTACTAATGCAGCCCAAGCCAAAACATTCTTTGCACCGCGATGCTCCTTCAGTACCGGTAGAGCCGCGTTGATAATTTCCTGACAGTCATGTTCATAGTCTTTGCAACCTTGTTTAGTTTTCGGGTTTGAGAGAAATTTGGTGCTTCTTTCCATAAGATCAAACAAGAGCTTCGTGGCAGTGTCAACGGCTGATTGATAAACAGCAGGGTTTTTCTTTTCCATATTGATTACTTTCAAATGAAAATCAGCCAGCTCTTTGAATAATGGAGTAGCATCCTTGTTGACCGCAGAAGCGAAGGTCATAAATCGACGAGCCTGTTCGGCTGTTTTGAAATTCTCAATCCCACACTGCTCGATGTAATATTCAAAAAAATCTCTTGAGCATTGCGTTTTAGCATTCGATAAATAAGCGACACTTGTTTCCAGAATAACATCAAAAATCGCTTGCTGCCTTTGTTTTTCGTGAGGCGAGTTATTGCTATCAATTTGCTGCTGAAGTTTGAATAACTGCGGAACCAGCTCAGAACTCTCTTCCTGCAACTTTAATAAAGGTTTAATCCTGGATGCGAAATTAATAAGCTGTTGTGCATCTTCTGGCGTCTTTAAAGTCTCCACACCAATAATAGCAAGGCAAACTGCCAGTGTATCAGTTGACCAGCGATTTTCTATATCGTTATGATAAGCAACTCCAGCGTCTAAAATGATATCGAAAATTCTTTGCCGCATAGCAGGATCGTCACTTTCGTCTATTGTGTATTGTAACGCAAACAACATTCGAATAAAGTTAGTTGTGTGACGTTCAAGCTGCAGCAATACAGTTATTTTATCGCTAGCCAAAGTACTAAAGGTTTGCTTGCTGTGTAACTGAAAGGCACTGTAGATGTCACTGATTTCTAAAGTAGCCTGTTCAATGAATTTTTTTGCATTTTCCTTAGTCTGTGGCTGCTCAAAATATTTAAGAGATCTGTCTATCAAATGATTGATTTCCTTCCCTGCTAATTCCTGTGCAAACACATTGGTTTCAGAAAAGTTATGTATCGCCTTTTTATATGATTTTATATAATACATGAAGCTGGTATGCTCATCTGGAATTGCCACTAAAAGATCTAAAAAACGATTCACATCTTTCGGGTTTCTGTATCCGCCCCCAGTCAGATCTCTGACAATTTCCGCTTTTTTCCTGAGTTGATTTACTTCGCGCTGGTGTCCATCAATCAGGCTCAGCTTATGAGCATAGAAAATTAATGAGGTCGTGGAAATTTGGGTAGTTGCTCGCGCCAGTTCCTGTTGAGATAGAGATCTCACGGGTGAGATCCGCTCATTAGGCTCCAGGACATAATCATACAGATTGGAGATGGCTGTATTGACGTTTGAAGCAGTTGCAGAGATATAACGCTCATGCGCAGCTCTTTTGGAAACTTTATCATTGACAGAATAAATAGTGGTAAGCGTCTGTTTAACACTTTCAGTTGCCCTGTTTTTAAAATAGGCCTTGATGTAAGCTTGCTCTTCTTCGCTTAAAACATTTTCCCCATCCTTTGGAGCAAACTGCGTCCAATCCATTACACGGGT from Legionella quinlivanii encodes:
- a CDS encoding YqaA family protein, which translates into the protein MRIFSLLYDKTVQWSGHAHAPYYLAGVSFAESSFFPIPPDVMLISMGLANPRRSWQYAFITTLFSVLGGVFGYLIGYFFIEAILPWIESSSWSHNYHLIQQWFTQHGILVIFVAGFSPIPYKLFTIAAGAMSMAFLPFVFASILGRGLRFFLVSGIMYFYGHKLHKNLRQYVDIIGWSVLVLLVLILLIMKLVA
- the surE gene encoding 5'/3'-nucleotidase SurE → MRILVSNDDGVSAPGIRALANEMSTLGEVSVVAPDRNRSGASNSLTLTRPLRIRQMDNGYYSVDGTPTDCVHLALTGFLEPTVDLVVSGINDGANLGDDILYSGTVAAAMEGRYLGLPAIAFSMAGENIQHYDSAANIAKQLVLNMHTNMLPSQTILNVNIPDLPLNQIKGFEVTRLGTRHCAEPTITELDPRGRPIYWVGPSGSQADAGPGTDFYAIARQYVSITPLHLDMTHYKVFDQLSTWVDKLNWE
- a CDS encoding NAD-dependent malic enzyme, producing MLDFSVVRDKQTDEICIETSITGKALLTLPQLNKGTAFTQEERRAFGLLGKLPHRVETLDEQVKRAYLQYSSYQTRLQQNIYLNNLHDKNQTLFYKLLSRHLGEMLPTIYTPIVGTAVKRFSHEYRQPRGLYIAHSDKNQLDEIFNNRSNPEIDLIVVTDGEGVLGIGDQGIGGMDIPVAKLMVYTLCGGIDPSRTLPVFLDVGTNNKELLNDPFYLGCRHPRIPAADYDHFINAFVKTVHKHFPNAFLHWEDFGRGNARRILERFQDELCTFNDDIQGTGAVTLAALLAASDVSGQKLSEHRIVVFGAGSAGTGISDQIVDALIQQGLTGEEAYQRFWLIDRQGLLINDDAELTEAQQPYARKRSEIQSWSLNGSNPSLTDTVRHVQPTILIGCSAQPGAFSQDIIETMSQTCDRPIIFPLSNPDEKCEAQPADILQWSQGRALVATGTSFPAVEYQNRLIDIAQCNNALVFPGIGLGILTVQATRLSKKMIWAAAKTLSEFSPSRKDSFLPLLPSLNDAQMVARQIAVSVAKAAIEEGLAQTNQNENLVRLINDRFWEARYLPFRRKP
- a CDS encoding protease inhibitor I42 family protein codes for the protein MKKWILLINLLLSSQLYAAVYDSPEIFMNVDITHPHFSISLPSNPTTGYSWTLKKYNDKLYELMTHQFHPSKPKLIGAGGKTVFVFEVLKGVTLPKRSTFEFFYARPWEPQNGRTQKVIITFQKGLNTAAPVLEQ
- a CDS encoding zinc-binding alcohol dehydrogenase family protein: MKAIGYKQAGMADVLEEIELPMPEMMEHDLLVEVRAIAVNPIDTKVRSRTQPENSSYKILGWDAVGIVKDIGSKVSLFKKGDTVWYAGDLTRPGCNSEFHLIDERIAALKPQSLSNAEAAAMPLTTLTAWELLFDRLQIDKADTGTLLITGAAGGVGSILVQLARQLTSLTIIGTGSRPESSQWIKANGAHHVISHQQSLSEQLQQLGISEVDYVISLTHTDEHAAELIKCLKPQGKFALIDNPESLDIKLFKLKSISIHWEMMYTRSMFKTPDMIKQHQILSDVAKMVDAGTIKTTLNENLGKITAANLQQAHRLLESGKSVGKIVLEGFH
- a CDS encoding class I SAM-dependent methyltransferase, whose product is MTKHNHFDRDPKLYRQHRPQYPDSLYQFLWENTLHHDTVWDCATGNGQAALPWLNRFRQIIATDISQSQLDEAFKHPAVDYRCCSAEDTGIKAQSVDLITIAQALHWFNFDLFYQEVRRVAKPSALIAAWCYSLGRFDCNLDTIVWNLYENILGDNYWPRERRYIDNRYTDIPFPFEKIESPLFIIEKEFSLDDFKGYLNTWSAVKEYQLQNQTNPVELISDELTLAWGAPDQIRKMQWPIHLLAGRVR